From the genome of Halorussus caseinilyticus, one region includes:
- a CDS encoding methyl-accepting chemotaxis protein, which translates to MPEIFAENASDVSVELAELDARKSLVGFDRTDADALSSLSLDGRHEAISDRLREAYATRDDVDGDQAGALADLGATLADAEGAYDADFFAERAAFGAAHDELGLSRSAYLCGHARWFETVLPSLRESLKVEVEETVRQAASGGDGEADDAETDGGTVVAEGSADDRLDALVEEVDSHIDETFEQVTSLARLFALDAGVGLDAYESDDGDAEGEDLQAEVERLREENEQLEQKLERADAVGEKTQATVADLDDSAEDVNGSAQEISQLTDEQSDQMNQIASEVSKQSATIEEIAASAEEVGEQSREAQQLAEEGQQLGQRAIEATKETDEARESIVEDAQALQDAVEEIGDAVDMINDVADQTNLLALNASIEAARAGEAGDGFAVVAEEVKNLAEESQTRASEIESMVGRIEDRAQSTLDSLGESERSIADTVDAVEQTGDKLERIVDAATETATGMGEITDATDQQAASTEEVASMIDDAADKADRVSDEVDTIAAATEEQVMMIADLEETVSKL; encoded by the coding sequence ATGCCTGAAATATTCGCCGAAAACGCCTCCGACGTATCGGTCGAACTGGCCGAACTCGACGCGCGGAAGTCGCTGGTCGGGTTCGACCGGACCGACGCCGACGCCCTCTCGTCGCTCTCGCTCGACGGCCGACACGAGGCGATTTCCGACCGCCTCCGGGAAGCCTACGCGACTCGCGACGACGTGGACGGCGACCAAGCCGGGGCACTGGCCGACCTCGGTGCGACTCTAGCCGACGCCGAGGGCGCGTACGACGCCGACTTCTTCGCCGAACGCGCCGCGTTCGGCGCGGCCCACGACGAACTCGGCCTGTCCCGGTCGGCGTACCTCTGCGGTCACGCCCGATGGTTCGAGACCGTCCTGCCCTCCCTGCGCGAGAGCCTCAAAGTCGAAGTCGAAGAGACCGTCCGACAGGCGGCCTCGGGCGGCGACGGCGAGGCCGACGACGCCGAAACCGACGGCGGAACGGTCGTCGCGGAGGGGTCGGCCGACGACCGACTCGACGCGCTGGTCGAAGAAGTCGATAGCCACATCGACGAGACCTTCGAGCAGGTCACGTCGCTGGCGCGACTGTTCGCACTCGACGCGGGCGTCGGACTCGACGCCTACGAGTCCGACGACGGGGACGCCGAGGGCGAGGACCTCCAAGCCGAAGTCGAGCGGTTGCGCGAGGAGAACGAGCAGTTAGAGCAGAAACTGGAGCGCGCAGATGCGGTCGGCGAGAAGACGCAGGCGACCGTGGCCGACCTCGACGACTCCGCGGAGGACGTGAACGGGAGCGCCCAAGAGATTAGCCAACTCACCGACGAGCAGTCCGACCAGATGAACCAAATCGCCAGCGAGGTGTCCAAGCAGAGCGCCACCATCGAGGAAATCGCGGCCAGCGCCGAGGAAGTCGGCGAGCAAAGCCGCGAGGCCCAGCAACTCGCCGAGGAGGGCCAACAACTCGGCCAGCGCGCAATCGAGGCGACCAAGGAGACCGACGAGGCCCGCGAGAGCATCGTGGAGGACGCCCAAGCCCTCCAAGACGCCGTGGAGGAAATCGGCGACGCCGTGGACATGATAAACGACGTGGCCGACCAGACCAACCTGCTCGCGCTCAACGCGTCCATCGAGGCCGCACGCGCTGGCGAGGCCGGAGACGGGTTCGCCGTGGTCGCCGAGGAGGTCAAGAACCTCGCGGAGGAGTCACAGACCCGCGCCTCCGAAATCGAGTCGATGGTCGGCCGCATCGAGGACCGCGCCCAGAGTACCCTCGATAGCCTCGGCGAGAGCGAGCGGTCCATCGCCGACACCGTGGATGCGGTCGAACAGACCGGCGACAAACTCGAACGCATCGTGGACGCCGCGACCGAAACCGCGACCGGGATGGGCGAGATTACCGACGCGACCGACCAGCAGGCCGCCAGCACCGAGGAAGTCGCCAGCATGATAGACGACGCCGCGGACAAGGCCGACCGGGTGTCCGACGAGGTTGACACCATCGCGGCGGCGACCGAAGAACAGGTGATGATGATAGCCGACCTCGAAGAGACGGTCTCGAAACTGTAG
- the ppc gene encoding phosphoenolpyruvate carboxylase, which translates to MELHARDVRRDVRELGALLGDVLEAQSSAEAFETVESVRTEAIDYRRGDAESRDDLRADLADLPPARAGVVARAFATYFELINLAEERERVRAIREGTQAGTLADSVAETADVLAEAGADDETVQQVLDDVLVEPTFTAHPTEARRKTVKAKLRSVADDLETLDERRLTDREEKAVERDLEAEVTSLWQTPQVRERRPDVTDEALNVQWYLENTLFDVVGEVYDELERELGDQFGKMEIPKLFEFRSWAGSDRDGNPYVTPEVTAETLERQREVVVARYRDECKRLSGVLSQADRSIAVGDDLRERIETDRERLPGVAAEAEERYPDEPYRQKLKLMRERLDRVGDVRPGGYDDADELLADVDAIIESLRANGAETVAEAKVDPFRRRVATFGLSLASLDLRDHQQNHTTAVSEALAREGVDYEAMDEDERVETLTEAILQDDPIVDVSDTDDLSEAAGRVLTLFDRTADWQAEYGVEAIDTYCISMTEEPSHVLEVLFLADQAGVVDLPGYAGIDVVPLLETESALSGARRIMGTLFENEAYAAAVEARGGTQEIMLGYSDSNKENGFLAANWSLYRNQKRLATICDDHDVRLRLFHGRGGSISRGGGPMNDALLALPNETVTGEVKFTEQGEAIAEKYANPRIAERNLEQMLDAQIRARHEAIREPTEDVPEEWFDAMETAADAARDAYRDLLETEGFVSYFEDATPIEVIEELNLGSRPASRSGERTVEDLRAIPWVFSWTQARCILPGWFSLAQGLDAYLDSGGDLDALREMYDEWPFFRTTLDNAALALARTDLEIAAEYAQLAPSDRRERFFPRIESEYDRAVELVTEITERDSLLKREWLEGSLGRRNPYVDPLNLLQTQLLAQSHLTPEEERTLRLTVKGIAAGMKNTG; encoded by the coding sequence ATGGAACTTCACGCCAGAGACGTACGTCGGGACGTGCGCGAACTCGGCGCGTTGCTCGGTGACGTGCTGGAAGCCCAGTCCTCGGCGGAAGCGTTCGAGACGGTCGAGTCCGTCCGGACCGAGGCCATCGACTACCGGCGCGGTGACGCCGAGAGTCGAGACGACCTGCGCGCCGACCTCGCGGACCTGCCGCCCGCCCGCGCGGGAGTCGTCGCCCGCGCGTTCGCCACCTACTTCGAACTCATCAACCTCGCCGAGGAGCGCGAACGCGTCCGAGCGATTCGGGAGGGGACCCAAGCGGGGACCCTCGCCGACAGCGTGGCCGAGACCGCCGACGTTCTCGCCGAGGCGGGCGCGGACGACGAGACGGTCCAGCAGGTGTTAGACGACGTGCTGGTCGAACCCACGTTCACGGCCCACCCGACCGAGGCCCGGCGCAAGACCGTGAAGGCCAAACTCCGGTCGGTCGCCGACGACTTGGAGACGCTGGACGAGCGCAGACTGACCGACCGCGAGGAGAAAGCGGTCGAGCGCGACCTCGAAGCCGAGGTCACGAGTCTCTGGCAGACCCCGCAAGTCCGCGAGCGCAGGCCCGACGTGACCGACGAGGCGTTGAACGTCCAGTGGTACCTCGAAAACACGCTGTTCGACGTGGTTGGCGAAGTGTACGACGAACTGGAGCGAGAACTCGGCGACCAGTTCGGGAAGATGGAGATTCCCAAACTCTTCGAGTTCCGGTCGTGGGCCGGGAGCGACCGGGACGGCAACCCCTACGTCACGCCGGAAGTCACAGCCGAGACGCTCGAACGCCAGCGCGAGGTCGTGGTGGCGCGCTACCGCGACGAGTGCAAGCGCCTCTCGGGCGTCCTGAGTCAGGCCGACCGGTCTATCGCGGTCGGCGACGACCTCCGCGAGCGAATCGAGACCGACCGCGAGCGCCTGCCCGGAGTCGCCGCGGAAGCCGAGGAACGCTACCCCGACGAACCCTACCGCCAGAAACTGAAGCTGATGCGCGAGCGACTCGACCGGGTGGGCGACGTGCGACCCGGCGGCTACGACGACGCCGACGAACTGCTCGCCGACGTGGACGCCATCATCGAGAGTCTCCGGGCCAACGGCGCGGAGACGGTCGCCGAGGCGAAGGTCGACCCCTTCCGGCGACGGGTCGCCACCTTCGGTCTCTCGCTGGCGAGTCTCGACCTGCGCGACCACCAACAGAACCACACGACCGCGGTTTCCGAGGCGCTGGCCCGCGAGGGAGTCGATTACGAGGCGATGGACGAGGACGAACGCGTCGAGACGCTGACCGAGGCTATCCTGCAGGACGACCCCATCGTGGACGTGTCCGACACCGACGACCTCTCGGAGGCCGCGGGTCGGGTCCTCACGCTGTTCGACCGGACCGCCGACTGGCAGGCCGAGTACGGCGTCGAGGCCATCGACACCTACTGCATCAGCATGACCGAGGAACCGAGCCACGTCCTCGAAGTCCTGTTCCTCGCGGACCAAGCCGGGGTCGTGGACCTGCCGGGCTACGCCGGAATCGACGTGGTGCCCCTGCTCGAAACCGAGTCGGCGCTGTCGGGTGCCCGCCGCATCATGGGCACCCTCTTCGAGAACGAGGCCTACGCCGCGGCGGTCGAGGCCCGCGGGGGAACCCAAGAAATCATGCTCGGCTATTCGGACTCCAACAAGGAGAACGGCTTCCTCGCCGCGAACTGGAGCCTCTACCGCAACCAGAAGCGCCTCGCTACCATCTGCGACGACCACGACGTGCGCCTGCGCCTGTTCCACGGACGGGGCGGGTCCATCTCGCGCGGCGGCGGGCCGATGAACGACGCCCTGCTCGCGTTGCCCAACGAGACGGTGACGGGCGAAGTCAAGTTCACCGAACAGGGCGAGGCCATCGCCGAGAAGTACGCCAACCCCCGCATCGCCGAGCGCAACCTCGAACAGATGCTCGACGCCCAAATCCGGGCGCGCCACGAGGCCATCCGGGAACCCACCGAGGACGTGCCCGAGGAGTGGTTCGACGCGATGGAGACCGCGGCCGACGCCGCCCGCGACGCCTACCGCGACCTGCTCGAAACCGAGGGGTTCGTCTCGTACTTCGAGGACGCGACCCCCATCGAGGTCATCGAGGAACTCAATCTGGGGTCGCGCCCGGCCTCGCGGTCGGGCGAGCGCACGGTCGAGGACCTGCGGGCCATCCCGTGGGTGTTCTCGTGGACGCAGGCCCGGTGTATCCTGCCGGGTTGGTTCTCGCTGGCGCAGGGGTTGGACGCCTACCTCGATTCCGGGGGCGACCTCGACGCGCTCCGGGAGATGTACGACGAGTGGCCGTTCTTCCGGACGACGCTCGACAACGCGGCACTCGCGCTGGCCCGGACCGACCTCGAAATCGCGGCCGAGTACGCCCAACTCGCCCCGAGCGACCGCCGGGAACGGTTCTTCCCGCGAATCGAGTCGGAGTACGACCGCGCGGTCGAACTCGTGACCGAGATTACCGAACGCGACAGTCTGCTCAAACGCGAGTGGCTCGAAGGCAGTCTCGGCCGTCGAAACCCCTACGTGGACCCCCTGAACCTGCTCCAGACTCAACTGCTCGCCCAGTCGCATCTGACGCCCGAAGAAGAGCGCACGCTTCGACTGACGGTCAAAGGAATCGCGGCCGGGATGAAGAATACGGGGTAG
- a CDS encoding RAD55 family ATPase, giving the protein MPVSTGSDVLDRILDGGFPTNRSILLSGGPGVGKSTLAMQFLQEGLADGDQCLYVSTEQTAEELRASFDQFDFELDHPNLTLVHIHARTGRTIEDGEQNLTMQTTDGDEVLGEGYSAPFEMQYIEEYLSRFAPCDRVVFDSTASLAGIESDSHFFQRAILDLVRLFTDEFEATSLLTAESLVPESGEDDPGGQLAPETVLEFSTHGVIRLRRSQVEGNPRRFLRVVKMRGIDHDTREYELGIGESGVYLTPHNRTHDFGVNDDDVISTGFEGLDEISGGLTKGSGVLIEHDGRAFVDGLVVGMAASALDSGMGIWLVPSPSLTPSRFESMLPAGEDDIPTLLASNSLFVLDSFNVWKAYNDHQNVYAASSSGLISSILTKSSTMSMAFVKRVLQDITSRRDRPVLALVYTEAFLRWFDAPQVRELYYWARENVSFDADTVTYIHNPETMETNLAEFFVYDAQHMFRTWKHENDIQYVKAEKSLAGTTKSMGVVNHVDSAPFVEVTRPTK; this is encoded by the coding sequence ATGCCAGTCTCCACGGGGAGCGACGTTTTAGACCGGATTCTCGACGGCGGATTCCCGACGAATCGCTCGATACTGCTCTCGGGCGGGCCGGGAGTCGGAAAGAGTACCCTCGCTATGCAGTTCCTCCAAGAGGGACTGGCCGACGGCGACCAGTGCCTCTACGTCTCGACCGAACAGACCGCCGAGGAGTTGCGGGCGTCGTTCGACCAGTTCGACTTCGAGTTGGACCACCCGAACCTGACGCTGGTCCACATCCACGCTCGGACCGGCCGGACCATCGAAGACGGCGAACAGAACCTGACGATGCAGACGACCGACGGCGACGAAGTTCTCGGGGAGGGGTACTCCGCGCCCTTCGAGATGCAGTACATAGAGGAGTACCTCTCGCGGTTCGCGCCGTGCGACAGGGTGGTCTTCGACAGCACGGCGAGTCTCGCGGGCATCGAGAGCGACTCACACTTCTTTCAGCGCGCCATCCTCGATTTGGTCCGACTGTTCACCGACGAGTTCGAGGCCACCTCTCTGCTCACCGCCGAGTCGCTCGTGCCGGAGTCCGGCGAGGACGACCCCGGCGGACAACTCGCTCCGGAGACCGTCTTGGAGTTCTCGACTCACGGGGTGATTCGACTCCGGCGGAGTCAGGTCGAGGGCAACCCCCGCCGGTTCCTCCGAGTCGTCAAGATGCGCGGCATCGACCACGACACCCGCGAGTACGAACTCGGAATCGGCGAGTCGGGGGTGTACCTGACGCCGCACAACCGGACCCACGACTTCGGCGTGAACGACGATGACGTAATCTCGACCGGGTTCGAGGGCTTAGACGAGATAAGCGGCGGTCTCACGAAGGGAAGCGGCGTTCTCATCGAACACGACGGTCGGGCGTTCGTGGACGGACTCGTGGTCGGCATGGCCGCCAGCGCGCTCGACTCGGGGATGGGAATCTGGCTCGTCCCGTCGCCGTCGCTCACGCCGAGTCGGTTCGAGTCGATGCTCCCGGCCGGGGAAGACGACATTCCGACGCTACTGGCGTCGAACTCGCTGTTCGTGTTGGACTCGTTCAACGTCTGGAAAGCCTACAACGACCACCAGAACGTCTACGCGGCCTCCTCCAGCGGACTCATCAGTAGCATCTTGACCAAGAGTTCTACGATGTCGATGGCGTTCGTCAAGCGCGTCCTCCAAGACATCACGTCGCGGCGCGACCGGCCGGTTCTCGCGCTGGTGTACACCGAGGCGTTCCTCCGGTGGTTCGACGCCCCGCAGGTCCGGGAACTCTACTACTGGGCGCGAGAGAACGTCTCGTTCGACGCCGACACCGTGACCTACATCCACAACCCCGAGACGATGGAGACGAACCTCGCGGAGTTCTTCGTCTACGACGCCCAGCACATGTTCCGGACGTGGAAACACGAGAACGACATCCAGTACGTCAAGGCCGAGAAGTCGCTCGCGGGCACCACGAAGTCGATGGGCGTGGTCAACCACGTCGATAGCGCGCCCTTCGTGGAAGTCACGCGTCCGACGAAGTGA
- a CDS encoding DCC1-like thiol-disulfide oxidoreductase family protein — protein sequence MDDATLVFDDDCGFCTWWADFFANRSNFRVVGFTELTDEERGRLPDDYEECAHLLTDDEVYSCGESLEQAFVRSAVGEDFRPVVRFLRNFEDYEHLREALYREIADRRGDLGVVVSKTPPAREQSDENE from the coding sequence ATGGACGACGCGACCCTCGTCTTCGACGACGACTGTGGCTTCTGTACGTGGTGGGCCGACTTCTTCGCGAACCGGTCGAACTTCCGAGTCGTCGGCTTCACCGAACTCACCGACGAAGAGCGCGGGCGACTCCCCGACGACTACGAGGAGTGCGCTCACCTCCTGACCGACGACGAGGTGTACTCCTGTGGCGAGTCGCTCGAACAGGCGTTCGTCCGGTCGGCGGTCGGCGAGGACTTCCGTCCGGTGGTCCGGTTCCTCCGCAACTTCGAGGACTACGAACACCTCCGAGAGGCCCTCTACCGCGAGATTGCCGACCGGCGCGGCGACCTCGGCGTCGTCGTCTCGAAGACGCCCCCGGCGCGCGAGCAGTCCGACGAAAACGAGTAG
- a CDS encoding transcription factor S — translation MQFCDECGSMMKSMGSKMICTNDDCQDTTDKDEEKAAEFVSTEEQGDSEVIETSEDANFEGKPTAEDVTCDECGHGKAWYTIKQTGAADEPPTRFFKCQECGHRWRGYS, via the coding sequence ATGCAATTCTGCGACGAGTGCGGTTCCATGATGAAGTCCATGGGGTCGAAGATGATTTGCACGAACGACGACTGTCAAGACACCACGGACAAAGACGAGGAGAAGGCCGCCGAGTTCGTCTCGACCGAGGAACAGGGCGACTCGGAAGTCATCGAAACCTCCGAGGACGCCAACTTCGAGGGCAAACCCACTGCCGAGGACGTGACCTGCGACGAGTGCGGCCACGGCAAGGCGTGGTACACCATCAAGCAGACCGGCGCGGCCGACGAACCGCCGACGCGCTTTTTCAAGTGTCAGGAGTGCGGCCACCGCTGGCGAGGGTACAGTTGA
- a CDS encoding 3-keto-5-aminohexanoate cleavage protein → MSSHSSNPDADDGRPDEVPLHRNLYDDLSFNELEPSPTFTEEAAKQFFPVHEEERIDTMDSPVVIECAYPGWQPGGDHYPAVPETKGEQIQELVDSVEAGAAAVHVHPRDEDGRPQWNDNDLLVDVLDPVFEECGDVVTFSQGWSTSPHADYVTGVHDLLERGDGNKYCQGGVVLPPGLFGAGSLHSISTIKEAVRYYEDNGVKPIFQLYDTHVLRDLKHHLIEDDELEWDPYIMSLRAGSHHSQTTNNDPWSYFKVISEIYNVRQSVEDSVVGLYPGGRNWLPMLMMGLVAGANVIRVGIEDAYWMYPHKDELIQKNSEVVEMAVEIAEMLGREVITDPDRAREFLGMKYTSPR, encoded by the coding sequence ATGTCCTCGCACAGCTCGAACCCCGACGCTGACGACGGTCGGCCGGACGAGGTGCCTCTTCACCGGAACCTCTACGACGACCTCTCGTTCAACGAGTTGGAGCCGTCGCCGACGTTCACCGAAGAGGCCGCCAAGCAGTTCTTCCCGGTTCACGAGGAGGAACGCATCGACACGATGGACAGTCCGGTCGTCATCGAGTGTGCCTATCCGGGGTGGCAACCCGGCGGGGACCACTACCCGGCGGTCCCCGAGACCAAAGGCGAGCAGATTCAGGAACTCGTTGATAGCGTTGAGGCGGGGGCCGCCGCGGTCCACGTCCACCCGCGCGACGAGGACGGCCGTCCCCAGTGGAACGACAACGACCTGTTGGTGGACGTTCTCGACCCGGTGTTCGAGGAGTGTGGCGATGTCGTGACGTTCAGTCAGGGGTGGAGTACTAGCCCCCACGCCGATTACGTCACCGGCGTCCACGACTTGCTCGAACGCGGCGACGGCAACAAGTACTGTCAGGGCGGGGTCGTCCTGCCGCCGGGTCTGTTCGGTGCGGGGTCGCTCCACTCGATTTCGACCATCAAGGAGGCGGTCCGCTACTACGAGGACAACGGCGTCAAGCCAATCTTCCAGCTCTACGACACTCACGTCCTGCGCGACCTGAAACACCACCTCATCGAGGACGACGAACTGGAGTGGGACCCCTACATCATGAGCCTCCGGGCCGGGTCCCACCACTCCCAGACCACGAACAACGACCCGTGGTCGTACTTCAAGGTCATCTCGGAGATATACAACGTCCGCCAGTCCGTCGAGGACAGCGTGGTCGGACTCTACCCCGGCGGTCGGAACTGGCTTCCGATGCTGATGATGGGACTGGTCGCGGGGGCCAACGTCATCCGGGTCGGCATCGAGGACGCCTACTGGATGTACCCCCACAAGGACGAACTCATCCAGAAGAACTCCGAAGTCGTGGAGATGGCCGTCGAAATCGCCGAGATGCTCGGCCGGGAGGTCATCACCGACCCCGACCGCGCGCGGGAGTTCCTCGGCATGAAGTACACGTCACCTCGCTGA
- a CDS encoding succinylglutamate desuccinylase/aspartoacylase family protein encodes MQLGTAESVPGELATGWFDATELPTGTPERLPVVVAEGEEDGPTLWITAAIHGNEVTGMAVAQDVMTGELAEEIRGTVVCLPNLNPAGLRRNSRTSYYDDEDPNRYFPDPDAEQTRPPSVQQLVDERIYEAFADSADALVDLHTAHVGSMPFLIRDRVLYGESEARRASESRAAEPRDWRTEAEARELAAELESLVEAFGMPVVNEYAAAEYTEQNLQRSTAGAALNNAGIPAFTAELGGHAVVEEDVRAAGVEGVRNVMRELGVLPGDPDPAAVGPEAPVEFPVKRAVHPHTDAPGIARHRVEAGDVIEAGDPIADICTPHGDRKTTAESDHDGYVLGRMHGVAAYENDALASLAVRDDGDLVVPRDPDAGDDDRTDSDAAADDSG; translated from the coding sequence ATGCAACTCGGAACCGCGGAATCCGTCCCCGGCGAACTCGCTACCGGGTGGTTCGACGCCACCGAACTCCCGACCGGCACCCCCGAGCGACTCCCCGTCGTCGTCGCGGAGGGCGAGGAAGACGGCCCGACGCTCTGGATTACGGCCGCCATCCACGGCAACGAGGTGACGGGGATGGCCGTCGCTCAAGACGTGATGACCGGCGAGTTGGCCGAGGAAATCCGGGGCACCGTCGTCTGTCTCCCGAACCTCAACCCGGCGGGCCTGCGTCGCAACTCTCGGACCTCCTACTACGACGACGAGGACCCCAACCGCTACTTCCCCGACCCCGACGCCGAGCAGACCCGGCCCCCGAGCGTCCAGCAACTCGTGGACGAGCGCATCTACGAGGCGTTCGCCGACTCCGCGGACGCCCTCGTGGACCTCCACACCGCCCACGTCGGGTCGATGCCGTTCCTGATTCGGGACCGAGTTCTCTACGGCGAGAGCGAGGCCCGACGCGCCTCGGAGAGTCGAGCGGCGGAGCCGCGAGACTGGCGCACGGAAGCGGAGGCCCGCGAACTCGCCGCCGAACTCGAATCGCTCGTCGAGGCGTTCGGCATGCCCGTGGTCAACGAGTACGCCGCCGCGGAGTACACCGAACAGAACCTCCAGCGTTCGACCGCTGGCGCGGCCCTGAACAACGCCGGAATCCCGGCGTTCACCGCGGAGTTGGGCGGCCACGCCGTCGTGGAGGAGGACGTTCGCGCCGCGGGCGTCGAGGGCGTCCGGAACGTCATGCGCGAACTCGGCGTACTCCCCGGCGACCCCGACCCCGCCGCGGTGGGTCCCGAGGCACCGGTCGAGTTCCCGGTCAAGCGCGCGGTCCACCCCCACACCGACGCGCCGGGCATCGCGCGCCACCGCGTCGAGGCGGGCGACGTAATCGAGGCGGGCGACCCGATTGCGGACATCTGCACGCCCCACGGCGACCGGAAGACCACCGCCGAGTCCGACCACGACGGCTACGTCCTCGGCCGAATGCACGGCGTCGCGGCCTACGAGAACGACGCGCTGGCGAGTCTGGCGGTCCGGGACGACGGCGATTTGGTCGTCCCGCGGGACCCGGACGCCGGGGACGACGACCGGACCGACTCCGACGCCGCGGCCGACGACTCGGGGTGA
- a CDS encoding RNA-guided pseudouridylation complex pseudouridine synthase subunit Cbf5, whose product MLRRPPDERSPDELLAFGVVNLDKPPGPSAHQVAAWVRDLAGVEQAAHAGTLDPKVTGCLPVLTGAATRLSQVFLEGAKEYVTVLELHDDPPGDIKAVVSEFEGPLYQKPPRKSAVARRLRVREVYDLDLLEVRDRQALLRIRCESGTYIRKLCHDIGLALGTGAHMGHLRRTGTDPFDDSTLVTMEDFADGLARWREDETDDWLREAVQPAERALAHLPAVTVAPSAAEEVAQGAQVYAPGVLESEEADDGQLVACFTPDDAAVCLGRMVGDADAEAGLVVELERVLL is encoded by the coding sequence ATGCTCCGCCGACCTCCCGACGAACGGTCGCCCGACGAACTGCTCGCGTTCGGCGTCGTGAACCTCGACAAACCGCCCGGTCCCTCGGCCCATCAGGTCGCGGCGTGGGTGCGGGACCTAGCCGGGGTCGAACAGGCCGCCCACGCCGGGACGCTCGACCCGAAAGTCACCGGCTGTCTGCCGGTGCTGACCGGCGCGGCAACTCGCCTCTCGCAGGTGTTTCTGGAGGGTGCCAAGGAGTACGTCACGGTGTTGGAACTCCACGACGACCCGCCGGGAGACATCAAGGCCGTCGTCTCGGAGTTCGAGGGACCGCTCTACCAGAAGCCCCCGCGCAAGAGCGCGGTGGCGCGCCGACTCCGCGTCCGGGAGGTGTACGACCTCGACCTGCTAGAGGTCCGGGACCGGCAGGCGCTCCTGCGGATTCGGTGCGAGAGCGGCACCTACATCCGGAAGCTCTGTCACGACATCGGTCTGGCGCTCGGCACCGGCGCGCACATGGGCCACCTGCGCCGGACCGGAACGGACCCCTTCGACGACTCGACGCTGGTGACGATGGAGGACTTCGCCGATGGGTTGGCCAGATGGCGCGAGGACGAAACGGACGACTGGCTACGCGAGGCGGTCCAACCGGCCGAGCGCGCGCTGGCCCACCTTCCGGCAGTCACCGTCGCGCCGAGCGCCGCCGAAGAGGTGGCGCAGGGAGCACAGGTGTACGCGCCGGGCGTGTTGGAGTCTGAGGAAGCGGACGACGGGCAGTTGGTCGCGTGCTTCACACCCGACGACGCGGCGGTGTGCTTGGGCCGGATGGTCGGCGATGCTGATGCAGAGGCGGGACTAGTGGTGGAGTTGGAGCGCGTGTTGTTGTAG
- the cmk gene encoding (d)CMP kinase — protein sequence MLITVSGPPGSGKSTTASKLAEALDLDHVSGGDIFRELADERGYTTLEFNKLAEEDDQIDRDLDRRLRSIAAERDDVVLESRLAGWLAGDHADFRIWLDAPLSVRAERIADREDKSVEETREETAARQGSEADRYAEYYDIDITDLTIYDLSVNTARWDADSVLEMLVTAVGDYDAATDEGKYPVDATYDF from the coding sequence ATGCTAATTACCGTGTCTGGACCGCCGGGGAGCGGCAAGAGTACGACCGCCTCCAAACTGGCCGAGGCGCTCGACCTCGACCACGTTAGCGGCGGGGACATCTTCCGGGAACTCGCCGACGAGCGAGGCTACACGACGCTGGAGTTCAACAAACTCGCGGAGGAAGACGACCAAATCGACCGCGACTTGGACCGGCGACTCCGGTCGATTGCGGCCGAACGCGACGACGTGGTGCTGGAGTCCCGACTCGCCGGGTGGCTTGCGGGCGACCACGCCGACTTCCGAATCTGGCTCGACGCGCCGCTCTCGGTGCGCGCCGAACGCATCGCCGACCGCGAGGACAAGTCGGTCGAGGAGACCCGCGAGGAGACCGCCGCACGGCAGGGGAGCGAGGCCGACCGCTACGCCGAGTACTACGACATCGACATCACCGACCTGACTATCTACGACCTCTCGGTCAACACCGCGCGGTGGGACGCCGATTCGGTGCTGGAGATGCTCGTGACCGCCGTGGGCGACTACGACGCCGCGACCGACGAAGGCAAGTACCCCGTGGACGCGACCTACGACTTCTGA